The Hevea brasiliensis isolate MT/VB/25A 57/8 chromosome 9, ASM3005281v1, whole genome shotgun sequence nucleotide sequence ACTCCAGCAAATACGACGAAACCATCCCCTCTTGGGCTAGACCAGATTCCGATGAGCCCCCTCCTTGGGCTCAGGATGACACCAATGGCAGCGGCAACGCCAACTCTGCCAATCAGAATGTCGAGATTCCCTCCTTTGTTTACTTACTTGCCTCAGCAATTACCGCAATTGCTGCAGTAAGCTTCTCCTTAATTTCTACTCTATCTATAAGAGAATTGAAATTTGATAAATCCTAAATTGGTTCACTGATTAGAGTTGAATTGAATTAATGCAGATAGGTTCTGTGTTTGAGTATGTGAATCAGAGGCCTGTTTTTGGAATTTTGAATTCCGATAGCATCTTCTATGCTCCATTGCTCGGATTCTTTGCGTTTACCGGCATCCCAACGTCTGTAAGttggatttttcttttttctctttgcTGTTGTCGATTTAGAAAGTTTTATCTTGATTGAATTTTCCTTTTTCACAATTTTGTTTCCCGCAGGCATTTTTGTGGTTCAAATCTGTTCAAATTGCTAATAAAGAAGCTGAAGAACAAGACAGGAGAGATGGATATCTTTAAAGTCAAAAACTTGCCGCCTTCTTGCATTTCTTTTTGTTGGAATATGAGTAATGTCTCCTCAAATTTCTGATTCAATTTTGCTTCTTCTATTATTACATTTGTGCAGTTCACCTGTGAATACCGCAACTAGCTCAGAGAACAATTTGTACTGATTCCATACTAAAAGTAATATTTTATGATTCTTGACAATGAGATATATCTTGGTTCTTGTGTGTTAAAAAACAGCATTACTTGCTTGTAGAGTGCGCTTGACAGAAGGGACGGCACTTGTCAAGCATTCTCGATAACATGTAGCATTGCAACTTTATATGATATCTATCTAGTGTGAATAATTTCTCATTGCAGAATTATTTTTCTCTGTCATTTTGCCTGAAGCATAGCCTTGTGTGGGTGAATTACCAACAAAGACCTGATATCATTTTTTTGGACTCATATTGACAATCTGTAACTTTTCTTCTGACTTGTTGACAAATGGTATATGCTGTGGAATAGTCCTGACCTGATGCACAAAAGCATCAGTTTATAAAGCACTTTGATCTTAGCACATTGAAGTGTTGGGGGTTAAGTAAGGGAAGGGTTGACTTAAGATCGCATGGAGGAAAATAGTGAAAGAAGGACTTAGCAGCCTTAGATATTTTTTAAGAGATCGCCCTAAACCAGGCGAAACACAGGAAATGGATCCATTAGCCAATTCCAAGTAGTTTAGGATTGAATGAGTTGAGTTGACTATAAAGCACTTTGATTCTCAAGAAAACATGAAATAAAGAATTAGAAAATAGACAAGGTCTAGATGATGTAATCCGTCGTTGCCTTGTTGGGACATTGTAGAATCTTTCGGCTAACAAAATCCTAATTTTGCATTTATTTAAACTGATGCTGTTCAGTCTTTTATTTAGAAATCCAGGGTGCACATACCGTTGTAGATGAGTTGGAAataggtctctctctctctctctcttctctgtgTTGTGTGAGTTGGGCAATGAGGTTTTTCTTAgttttttaaatcaaattggaGTAACTTTTTGTGTTTTCATATTTAGAGGACGATGTATTTAAGATATTATCTTTTTATATATGAGTGTGATTGCCATCGTGTGAGGTGTGATTGCTTTGGAATCTTTGGTGCAAACCTAGTTTTATTGATCTGTttcttttacttttccttttccttttccttttccttttccttctcttttcttcaCATTCAGATATAAATACTGGAAAGTACTTTCAGAATTCAGCCATTGGACGGCCATTTTTGTTAATCCTTTTTTACCCCATTTTGAAAACACCAATTAATATTTCTACCTAATGAAGCCCTAAACTCAATCTTTATCATCTTAATCAAAGTCCTTCATTTTACTGTTATCCTCTGTTACACAAACAAACAAAAGGCTATAGCTCTTCAAAGTGATATGTCCATGGGATTTTCCAGTCATTCATCTTTGATACAAAAATTAACTCCAAGACCTTAATTGTATAATTTTGCAAATGATTTATGCTTAAATGCCTGTGAGAATGTTTACTTTGATTGAATTCCCTGGTTGAAGAAAGTCTTCAACTGTTGTTCCGGCACATGTTAATTTTCAATTGTGCAGCTGTTGTCCATAGATATATGATTTGGAGTTTGAATCAATGGAATGGAGTCCACACAAGGGTagctttaaaataatttaaatggcAGCAAATTATTCTGACGTGTTCCTGACCAGACCAACTCATCATGGAACAACAACCAGTGATATAGTTTGACAGATGAGCTTTCATAGTTTTTTTATTGTTATCTTGCCATCAGACTAAGTATATgggcataattttttttttttttttttctgaacggTATTGAAGATTCATTTCCTTAATAAAAAAAAGGGTGCAAGAGTTTGGACACATCTTTTTCAATAAAAGACTAAAGTGTATTATGTGCTATGCTAGTCCATATATGTGTAGGATGGAAAATTTCGAAGCATCGAAGGCTTGAAAGACAATTAATTTTGTATGGACTTGCTTAGCGGAATACTTTGAGTAAATTGTTTCAGAAGTTATTAATATTTGTTTCATTAATTTAATAAGAGCATCAGAGAAAAATGTTATGGTGT carries:
- the LOC110654568 gene encoding uncharacterized protein LOC110654568 isoform X2, producing MAANLLFSCNSNLIRASYSITFVGVRRRILNLDQPTGRTCGSRKFSRTFLVAATEGSANSSKYDETIPSWARPDSDEPPPWAQDDTNGSGNANSANQNVEIPSFVYLLASAITAIAAIGSVFEYVNQRPVFGILNSDSIFYAPLLGFFAFTGIPTSAFLWFKSVQIANKEAEEQDRRDGYL
- the LOC110654568 gene encoding uncharacterized protein LOC110654568 isoform X1, with product MAANLLFSCNSNLIRASYSITFVGVRRRILNLDQPTGRTCGSRKFSRTFLVAATEGSANSSKYDETIPSWARPDSDEPPPWAQDDTNGSGNANSANQNVEIPSFVYLLASAITAIAAIGSVFEYVNQRPVFGILNSDSIFYAPLLGFFAFTGIPTHFCGSNLFKLLIKKLKNKTGEMDIFKVKNLPPSCISFCWNMSNVSSNF